CCCGCGAACATGCCGTAGGCCTTGACCATCTCGCGGCTCGTGTCGCTCAGGAGCGGATACGGGATGTTGTTTTGCTTCTTGAACTCGGCGTGAGCGAACGGGTGGTCGCAGTTGACGCCGAACACCTTGGTGTCGTCGCTGCCGCCGGTGATCTCTGAGAGCTTCGGGCCGAAGCTGCAGTGCTCGTTAGTGCAGACCGGGCTGAAGTCCATCGGGTAGAAGAGCAACACGACGGTCTTGCCGGATAGATCGGAGAGCTTGACGGTCGACTGATCGTCGGCCATGAGTTCGAAGTCGGGGGCGGTGTCGCCGACGGAGAGGGCTTGGCTCATGGCACACCCTATTCTGCCTGCGTGAAGTACGGCCGGGTCAAACGCGAGCACGGACGGGTCCGCGGGCTCGACGACACGTGCGACGCGATCCTCAAGCACGGCCCGGGTGTCACACGCATCGTCCCCGGCCGCATCAAGCGACGTCGCGGCACAGGCCCAGCGAAGCTGACGGTGCAGTACGAAACCGAGAGCGGCATCAAGTGCATGTGGTCGATTTCGGGGACAGTCCAGGAGGTCTTCGTCGTCACCGGCACGCCGCACGAGACGCGGGCGTGGCTGGACACGTGGATCGACGAGCAGGGTCTCAAAGGGCAGAAAGCTTGAAGGAGGAAGCTTGAAGCTTGAAGAGGCCGTCGATGTGTTGATGGGTGGCGGGTTGGTCGCGCTCCCGACGGAGACGGTCTACGGGCTGGCGGCGGACGCGGGGAATGAACAGGCGGTGCGGGGGATCTTCGAGCTCAAGGGTCGGCCAGCGTCGAATCCGCTGATCGTGCACGTGGCCGACGTCGAGGCGGCCAGGCGGCTTGTCGTCGATTGGCCGACGTCGGCGGACGAGTTGGCTTCGCGACACTGGCCCGGGCCGCTCACCATCGTCCTGCCAAAGGCGTCGAGTGTTCCGGACATCGTCACGGCGGCCGGGCCGACGGTGGCCGTTCGCGTTCCGGACCATCCGATGACGCTCGACGTGCTCCGCCGACTGCACGCCCGCGGCGTCCTCGGCCTGGCGATGCCCTCGGCCAACCGCAGCGAGCACGTCTCGCCCACCACCGCGCAACACGTCCGCGACGAGTTCGGCGACGCGATCCCGATCCTCGACGGCGGCCCGTGCGACGTCGGCATCGAGTCGACCGTCGTCGACCTGACTGGCCGTGCCCCACACGTCCTCCGCCCCGGCTCGATCACGATCAACGCCTCACCACCACCACCCCACGCACCCGATCCACGCCGGGCCGCCAGGCCCGGATCCGACCAGCACCAACCGGCCCGCTCCCCAGGCCAACATCGTCGCCACTACGCGCCAAACCTCCCCGTCCGACTCATCGACGACGACCACCCTGCCCCATCCCGCCCGGTGCTCCTCATCACGCGTCGCACACACGGCATCCAGAACACCACACCGCTCCGCATCGCCGCGGGTGCCGTTGGTTACGCCTCCGAGCTCTACGCCGCCCTTCGCCGAGCGGAGAAGCTCGCTCGTGGAACAGACCTCGAACTGTGGATCGAAATGCCACCCGATGAACCTGAGTGGGCAGCCGTGCGCGATCGGCTGCGTCGGGCTGCGTCGAGGCTTGACTGAGCGCACGCTGACGCGGGCGGCTCACTCATGCAGTCGTGATTCAGATGACTGAAGCCTGTCTGAATTCCGGAACGAGGAGTCTCAAAACGGAGCAGCCTCGCCGGTGCGCCACCAGTCGTCTTCATCCTCATCGTCTTCGTCGTCTGCGAGTTCGTCTTCCTCGCGGCGGACGATGGAGGTGATGACGGTGGCAAACGTCTCGCCGACCAGGCCGAGGAGGCGGACGTGCTCGTCGTTGAGCGGCTCGTCGTCGCGTCGAAAGGCGAGGATCGTGCCGAGCGATTCGCCGAGATAGCGGCACGGGACGGCCACGAATGCGTGGTCCATCAGAGCCACCTGTTCCTCGTCGAGTGGGTCGATCTTGGGCAGGACCTCTTCGGGCGAGACGGTGACCGGCTTAGCTGAGACGCCGTTGGCGGCTCGGGGAATCACGTGATCTCGGAGCCAGTCGACCACGTCGTCGTCGCCGGGCACGGTGTGCTTCATGTAGGCCGCGAGCTCGGCCTCGCCAGCATCGTTGTCGAGGAAGATGGCGATGTTGCAGTCGCCGGCGTGACGAAGCGTCCAGTCCATCGCATGGCACAGCAGCTGTTCGAGATCGGCGGCGGAGTCGAAGAGCTTGCGCAGGTGCGACGTTTGCCGCACGTGCTCGACCTCGCGAGCGACGTCGCCGTAGCCGTCGATGAAGTCGTTGCAGAGCAGATCGACCCGCTGGCTGACGGTGCGTCTAGCGATGTTGAGCTGATGCACCGCCCGGCGAAGGCGCGCGAGCCGGTGCTCGCTGTGCTCGTCGACAGCTGCCTTCATCGCGGCATGCCGGAGTCGCTGGCGAAGCCGCGGAATGTCGGACAGCTTGCCGGGCAGGTAGTCGGCCGCGCCAGTCCGCACGGCGGCGATGGCTCGGTCGAGTGACGGTTCGGTATCGACGACGATCAGCGGAGCCGGCACTTGGTGGCCCGTGAGTGCACGCGTTCCCGAGGACTGGACCACCACGACGACGGCCGGGCCTTCGGTGTGATCGAGGATGCCGTGAAGCTCGGCCGCTTTGGTTTGGTCAACGCGATTGCCCGCATCGCCCAGGGCGTCACGGACACACCGAACGTCGGCCTCGGACGCGTTCACGATCAACCACTGCGTCTCGTGCAAGGCCTTGGCGACGACATGACGCGGCATGCGTCGGCGATCGCGACGACGGCGGGAAGGAGCAACAGCTTCGAGGAGTTCCGTCATCGCAAAGGTCCACGGCAACCGACGGTGTGTCGGCAGCCATGAACCGTGTCGAACGGAAACACCGATCGCTTAACGAGCGAAGTCACAATCGCACTGTTGTTCAGACCGTCCGGGAATCCGCTACCGGGGCGATAACTCAGCCGCGCGGCGCGTCGGGCGCGTTCGCAAACGTGCGCCCAACCGAGCCCGAGGGCTTGGACAGGGTCGGCGACAACGCTGCGGCCGACGTGCCGGCCGGACCGCTCTCGAGCACGCGATCCATCGCACGCTGGGCGAGACCGTCCGACGGGATCGGCGCCGGCATCGCGTCCAGGAGGCCGAGCAACTGCCCTGCCGCTTGGACACGAGGTGCTTCACCAGCGAGCGTCGCACCGTCCATGGTGCCGGCCCGGTCGAGAAGCGCATCCACCGCCTGAGCGTCTGACGCACCCAGAGCCAGCGCCTCAGGCTGCTTGCTCGTGTTCGTCTTGGACTCGTCCATCGTCGATCCTTTCTGTCGGCGCTCGCCGGGGCGGTGCAACGTACGTGCTACGACCACCCTGTCGCAACGTTCGGCAGGCTCAGAAATTCATCGGCCCGATACCCGGACATCCTGCAAACTCGGACGTGGCTAGTCGTCGTCTGTCGTCGCGTGGCCGTTGGAAGAGGCTGTTCCGTCGACGCCCAGGCCGTGCTCGTCGCGCCAGCCGTGGGCAAAGCTCGCCACAGCCGCGTGAAGGCGGCTCTTCACCGTGCCGAGCGGAATCTCCAAAATGTCGGCGATTTGCTTGTACGGGAACTGATGGAAGTAGCTGAGCATCAGGATCTCGCGGAGGTGATCGGGCATCTCGTCGACCACCTTGCGGACCTGCAGGCCGAGCTCCGTTCGACGCGCCGGCTCGTCGATCGGCGGGACGTCAGCGGCCATGAGGTCAATGAAGGTACCGCCCTCACCGTTGGCGCCGGGGCTGATCTGGGCGTCGAGCGGGCTTGCCGGGCGACGGGCCTGGCTTCGCATGAGGTCGCGAGCCTTGTTTGCCGCAATCGTGAACAGCCAGGGCCGGAATCGTCGCGACGGGTCGAAGCTGTGCCCGCTCTGGTGCACCTGCAGGAAGGCCTCTTGAAACACGTCCTCCGCAGCCGCCCTGTCGCCCAGGAACCGCGCCAGGAACGCGTACAGCTCGCGTTCGTAGCGACTGATGAGCCCGCGGAACGCTGCGTTGTCGCCGTTGAGATAGCGTTCTAGAAGTCGCTCGTCGCTGTCATCGCCGACATCGCTCGGTTTGGCGTTGGCGACGCCCGATGCGGGCGAACGCCTCGGTATCGCGAGGAGCATCGTGCTGGAGATGGACCCGCCTGAGTGCATCAGCGGCGACTATACGAAGCCCGACACCACGGTCGCCCCATAGATTGACGTGCGCGGAGAGCCGTCCCAATGGTTGCCAAAGCCCCCGATTTTCTCGGCGAAGCTCGACCCGGCGTCTTCGGTGCGTCGCTGGACGAACTGAAGTCCGCCTTCGCCTCTGCGGGGCAGCCGGCGTTTCGGGCGAAGCAGATTCGCAAGTGGGTCTTTGACCGTCACGTTGCCGAGCCGGAGGAGATGACGGACCTGCCGCGTGGCCTGCGTGAGCGACTTGGTGACGTGGTGGACCTCTCGAAGGGCGAGATCGTCGCGGATCAGGTCTCAAGCGACGGGACGCACAAACTGCTCATCGCCTGGCCCGACGGTGCCGAGGCCGAGTGCGTCATGATTCCGGACGGCGACCGTCGCACCGCCTGCGTTTCGTCGCAGGTCGGGTGCCCCGTCGGCTGCCGGTTCTGCGCGAGCGGCGTGGCGGGACTCAAGCAGAACCTGACCGCCGGCAGGATTCTGGAGCAGGTGTGGCACCTCAATCGGGCCATGCGGAGTCGCGGTGATCGTGTCGGCCGTGTGACGAACCTCGTCTTCATGGGCATGGGCGAGCCGCTCAGCAACTACGGCCCTGTCCTGTCGGCGACGCGTCGGTTGCACGACGACGACGGCTTTGGCATGGGGTGGCGACGGATCACGCTCAGCACGGTCGGTGTGCCGAAGCGGATGCGACAGCTCGCCGACGAGCAAGTGCCGATCAATCTCGCCCTGTCGCTCCACGCCCCCGAAGAGCACCTACGCCGCGAGATCATCCCGTGGGCTGATCACTTCGAGCTCGGCGATATCCTCGACGCGTGCCGGCACTACTTCGAGGCCACCGGGCGCGAGGTGACGTTCGAGTACATTCTGCTGGCAGGCGTGAACGACGAGCCGCACCACGCGAAGCGGCTCGCTGCCATCTGCCGCAACGGCGGGTTCAAGGTGAACGTGAACCTGCTCCGGTACAACGAAGTCGAGGGCCTGCCCTACCGCCGGCCAAGCGGCGATCGGGTGATGCGGTTCCAGCAGCTGTTGCGGGATCAGAACGTGAACGCCCACGTCCGCAAAAGCCGCGGGCGCGACATCGATGCGGCGTGCGGTCAGCTTCGCCGCAAAAAAACGGCTGCCGACGTGCCGGAGCTCGTGCAGCTTGAGTCTGCCTGAATGGTGATGCTGCGACGCGACTATGAGCGTCACGCGAGAGAAGCCGAACCCGGGATTTGAACCCGGAACCCCTGCTTTACGAAAGCAGTGCTCTGCCGTTGAGCTAGTTCGGCGGCGGCTGGCATGGTTCGCGATCGGTGGGCTTGTGTCAACCGTGGCAATGGACCCACGTGCGACCGCGACCTACTCTCCCAATCCGCCCGTCGGCCGTCCGGCGTGGCACGCCACTGACCCGCTACGAGAGCCTGTACAGCCCATGCCAAAGCCGCGCCGCCGCCGAAAGATCGGATCGAAGAAGCGTAAAGCCCGCCGCGATCGTCGCAAGAAGTAGTCGATCCAGCACCGCTGTCGGAGCGTGACGCTCCTAGCGCGGGCGGTGCGCGATCCGACCGGGAGGACGATGCAAACCGACAGCCCCCTCATCGAGGCCGACGCTTCTCAGGAAGGGTCGGCCTTGTTCTTCAACCGCGAGCTGAGCTGGCTCGACTTCAACGAGCGTGTCCTCGAGCTGGCGGAAGACGAGCGACACCCGCTGCTGGAGCGCGTGCGGTTCCTGGCCATCTTCGCCAGTAACCTCGACGAGTTCTTCATGAAACGCGTCGGCGGGCTGCAGCGTCAGCGTGCCGCCCGCGTCACAAGCCGCACGATCGACGGCCTGTCGCCTGATGAGCAGCTGACGCTCATTCACCAGAAGGTGCCGAAGCTCGTCGCACGGCAGATGCGGTGCTGGTTCGAGTCGATCCATCCCGGGCTGAAGCAGCACGGCATCCGCATCTGCCGCTGGGCGGAACTGGACGACGCGGACCGAGTGCACGCTCGGCAGTTTTTCCACGAGCAGGTCTTCCCGATCCTCACGCCGCTCGCGGTCGATCCCGGGCATCCGTTCCCGTTCATCAGCAACCTCAGCAAGTCGCTCGGAGTATCTCTGGAGCATCCGACGACCGGCGAGCAGAGCTTCGTCCGCGTGAAGCTACCCGAGAACCTCCCGCGGTGGGTTCGGCTTCCACCCAATCACGAGGCGGACGACCGGTTTGTCAGCCTCGAGAACGTGATCAGCGGCAATCTGGAGCCGCTGTTCCCGGGAATGAAGATCCTGGAGACGCACCTCTTCCGTGTCACCCGCAACGCCGACGTCGAGGCCGACGAGGAGGACGCAGACGACCTCTTGAGCGTGGTCGAGCAAGAGCTTCGGCAGCGACGCATGGCCCGCGTGGTCCGGCTGGAAACGCCCGACACGATGGGCGAAGAAATGCGCGACAAGATCCGCCGTGCGCTCCACGTGGCGGAAGAGGACACTTACGTCATCGAGGGTCCGATCGACATGGACGATCTCATGTCGTTGGCGGACCTGGAGCGACCCGAGCTGCTGTTCGAGACGTGGAAGCCGACGGTGCCGCCCCGCTTCAGCGACGAAGACGCCGACGTCTTCAGCGTGATCCGCGCGGGCGACGTGTTGGTCCACCATCCGTACGAGAGTTTCACGGCGAGCGTCGAACGATTCGTCCTGGAGGCGGCGGAGGATCCGGCGGTGCTGGCGATCAAGATGACGCTGTATCGCACGAGTCGCGAGAGCGCCTTCGTCGAAGCACTCATCCGCGCTGCGGAGGAAGGCAAGCAGGTTGCCGTGCTCGTCGAGCTCAAGGCGCGGTTCGACGAGCAGCGGAACGTCCGGATCGCCCAGCGTCTGGAGAAGGCAGGCGTCCACGTCGTTTACGGCATCCTCGGGTACAAGACGCACACCAAGCTCGCCATGGCTGTGCGGCAGGAAGGTGATCGTCTTCGCACGTACGTCCACGTCGGGACAGGCAACTACAACCCGCGTACTGC
Above is a window of Planctomycetota bacterium DNA encoding:
- a CDS encoding DUF2103 domain-containing protein; the encoded protein is MKYGRVKREHGRVRGLDDTCDAILKHGPGVTRIVPGRIKRRRGTGPAKLTVQYETESGIKCMWSISGTVQEVFVVTGTPHETRAWLDTWIDEQGLKGQKA
- a CDS encoding RNA polymerase sigma factor; its protein translation is MHSGGSISSTMLLAIPRRSPASGVANAKPSDVGDDSDERLLERYLNGDNAAFRGLISRYERELYAFLARFLGDRAAAEDVFQEAFLQVHQSGHSFDPSRRFRPWLFTIAANKARDLMRSQARRPASPLDAQISPGANGEGGTFIDLMAADVPPIDEPARRTELGLQVRKVVDEMPDHLREILMLSYFHQFPYKQIADILEIPLGTVKSRLHAAVASFAHGWRDEHGLGVDGTASSNGHATTDDD
- the ppk1 gene encoding polyphosphate kinase 1; the protein is MQTDSPLIEADASQEGSALFFNRELSWLDFNERVLELAEDERHPLLERVRFLAIFASNLDEFFMKRVGGLQRQRAARVTSRTIDGLSPDEQLTLIHQKVPKLVARQMRCWFESIHPGLKQHGIRICRWAELDDADRVHARQFFHEQVFPILTPLAVDPGHPFPFISNLSKSLGVSLEHPTTGEQSFVRVKLPENLPRWVRLPPNHEADDRFVSLENVISGNLEPLFPGMKILETHLFRVTRNADVEADEEDADDLLSVVEQELRQRRMARVVRLETPDTMGEEMRDKIRRALHVAEEDTYVIEGPIDMDDLMSLADLERPELLFETWKPTVPPRFSDEDADVFSVIRAGDVLVHHPYESFTASVERFVLEAAEDPAVLAIKMTLYRTSRESAFVEALIRAAEEGKQVAVLVELKARFDEQRNVRIAQRLEKAGVHVVYGILGYKTHTKLAMAVRQEGDRLRTYVHVGTGNYNPRTAALYTDIGLFTCDDALVGDVIELFHTLTGRSASRTYRKLLVAPTNMRDRFLEHIRIEIDHANAGKPARITAKMNQLQDEKIIRALYGASQAGVKIDLVVRGFCCLRPGVPGLSENIRVVSILGRFLEHSRVFRFDNDGDPVHLIGSADWMVRNLDYRVEAVAPVEDATAKRRLDELLDLSMDASEHAWHLGPDGTWTSVENDTDDHPAGGELQETLMRRTVEGQRTHRRR
- the rlmN gene encoding 23S rRNA (adenine(2503)-C(2))-methyltransferase RlmN; the protein is MVAKAPDFLGEARPGVFGASLDELKSAFASAGQPAFRAKQIRKWVFDRHVAEPEEMTDLPRGLRERLGDVVDLSKGEIVADQVSSDGTHKLLIAWPDGAEAECVMIPDGDRRTACVSSQVGCPVGCRFCASGVAGLKQNLTAGRILEQVWHLNRAMRSRGDRVGRVTNLVFMGMGEPLSNYGPVLSATRRLHDDDGFGMGWRRITLSTVGVPKRMRQLADEQVPINLALSLHAPEEHLRREIIPWADHFELGDILDACRHYFEATGREVTFEYILLAGVNDEPHHAKRLAAICRNGGFKVNVNLLRYNEVEGLPYRRPSGDRVMRFQQLLRDQNVNAHVRKSRGRDIDAACGQLRRKKTAADVPELVQLESA
- a CDS encoding L-threonylcarbamoyladenylate synthase, with product MKLEEAVDVLMGGGLVALPTETVYGLAADAGNEQAVRGIFELKGRPASNPLIVHVADVEAARRLVVDWPTSADELASRHWPGPLTIVLPKASSVPDIVTAAGPTVAVRVPDHPMTLDVLRRLHARGVLGLAMPSANRSEHVSPTTAQHVRDEFGDAIPILDGGPCDVGIESTVVDLTGRAPHVLRPGSITINASPPPPHAPDPRRAARPGSDQHQPARSPGQHRRHYAPNLPVRLIDDDHPAPSRPVLLITRRTHGIQNTTPLRIAAGAVGYASELYAALRRAEKLARGTDLELWIEMPPDEPEWAAVRDRLRRAASRLD
- a CDS encoding peroxiredoxin, with protein sequence MSQALSVGDTAPDFELMADDQSTVKLSDLSGKTVVLLFYPMDFSPVCTNEHCSFGPKLSEITGGSDDTKVFGVNCDHPFAHAEFKKQNNIPYPLLSDTSREMVKAYGMFAGETPFNCAARGTVVIGPDGKIKAYEPVEILTERKVEDLAKMAS